The [Clostridium] scindens ATCC 35704 nucleotide sequence AAGATTGAAAAGCATGCAGAGTGGGTCGAGCGGTTCCTTCCGGATTATGACAGGATTACCGGGGAAAATGTCATGGATATCCTGAAGAAGGAAGTGGGGAATACATTCGTCCATGTACTGGAAGATGCCGGAGTATACAAATGTACGCCGCAGGGACGGGAAGATTTCATGCGGTTTGTGCATACCTTATAAGCAGAATGATAGAAAAGAATGATAGAAAAGCAGGAAGGACGCGCAGGGCATTAAAAATGCCGCGTGTCCTTCTTTAATGAAATCCTTTTACCCTAGATCAATGACTGGAATAATTCGGTAATATCCTCTACAGAAGTTCCCTTTGGATTTCCCGGACGGCATGCGTCTGCATAGGCGGATTCAGCCAGGAACGGAATATCCTCTTCTTTTACAATGCCTTTTAAGTCCTTAGGGATTCCTACGTCCTCTGCCAGTTTCCTTACAGCGTCCACGGCGGCCTTGCGGTATTCCTCCTGGGACATGTCCTCGGTGCCTTTTACGCCCATGGCGGCAGCAATATCCTTATACTTTGTGCCCGTGGCATCTGCATTATACTCCATTACGGCAGGAAGCAGGATCACGTTGGCAATGCCGTGAGGCGTATCGTATTTTGGAAAAAACTGTTCATTGAAAACGAACATATGTTCTGATATGATTTGGAATATAGAAAGGGTGAAAAAATGGAAGAGAAAACCGTATATCATATTGATGTGAATTCTGCCTACCTAAGCTGGGAGGCAGTCTACCGCCTGAAGTTCCTGGGGGCACGCACAGACCTGCGCCGGATTCCTTCTGCCATTGGCGGGGATATCAGCCAGAGGCATGGGATTATCCTGGCAAAGTCCATCCCTGCGAAAAGATACAAGGTCCATACAGGAGAACCCGTCCCCCAGGCAAGGCAGAAATGTCCCGATCTTCTGATCGCGCCGCCCAATTATGGCCTGTATGAAAGGTGTTCCAGGGCATTTGTGAATATCTTAAAAGAATACTCCCCGGATGTGGAGCAGTATTCCATCGATGAAGTATATATGGATATGACGCAGACCATCCATCTGTATGGCGATCCCGTCCAGACGGCGTTCGATATCAAGGACCGGATAAAAAAGGAACTGGGATTTACCGTGAATGTGGGCATCTCAACCAACAAGGTTCTGGCCAAGATGGCCTCGGAGTTTAGGAAGCCGGACCGGGTACATACGCTGTACCCGCCGGAGATACCCAGGAAGATGTGGCCTTTGCCGGTGGAGGAACTTTTCTTTGTAGGAAAGGCCAGCGCGGGCAAATTAAGAAAACTTGGAATTGAGACCATAGGAGAACTGGCAGAAGCGGACCCGGAACTATTAAGGCGGCATCTGAAATCCCACGGGGAGGTCATCTGGAACTTTGCCAATGGTCGGGACTTTTCCGTGGTGCAGCCTGTGGAAGCGCCGAATAAAGGCTATGGTAACAGCACGACCATCAGTTTTGACGTAAAGGATGCCGCCACGGCTAAGATCGTGCTGCTTGGACTGGCGGAAACGCTGGGGATGCGCATCAGGAAGGACAAGGCAGAGATACAAGTTGTAAGCCTTGACATCTGCGACTGGGAATTTAACCGGATCTCTCACCAGAGGGTGCTTGAGAATCCCACGGATATTACGAAGGAAATCTACCAGGCGGCCGCCAGGCTTCTGGATGAGGCCTGGAACAAGATGCCCATCCGCAAACTGGGCATCCATACCGGCAAGGCGGGGGAGGCCGGGTGGAGCCGGCAGATGAGCCTGTTTGATTCCGGAGACTATCTGAAGGAAAAGAGATGGGATAGAACCATCGACCATATCCGCTACAGGCATGGGATGGATGCGATAAAGCGGGCGGTGTTCTTGGGGCAGCCCAGGATTGACCATCTCTCAGGGGGAATTTCCAGGGAAAAGAGAAGCGTAGACTATGCAAAGATCAAGATTGATTAGAAATGAAAGGGGCGAAGAGCATGGCATTCGGAGTCGGAGTAAATACCGGGAAGGCAGATGGAGGGAAGATTAAGGGAAGGCAGGAGGCAGTCGCCTGCGGCTGCTGGTTTACCAGTCAGGGAAACACGCTTCCAAAGTATATCAAATACCAGGACGAGGAAGGGATGATCCGGGGAATATCAGACATAGAAGTGCTGTATTCCCAGAAGCAGAATTACTGCGGAATACCCATGGTGGAGTACGTCTGCCACGGAGTGACGCAAGGGATGCGATGCAGCTTCCGGCTGTTCTTTCATCTGGAAGAGTGCGCATTCAAGATTGTATGGGAGTGACATTGCGTGCAGTCAGAGGCCTGGCCTCTTAGGTCAATGATAAAAAGCCGAGTTCACAGAATAAACACACATTTACCACATACTTTTCAAAAACTGCCCTTATACTGTTAAGAACTATTATGATTGACAGGAGGAAGCGCATTGATTGAAGTAAAGAATCTAACCAAACGTTATGGAAAGCACCTGGCCGTGGACAACTTAAGCTTCACCGTGGAAAAAGGCCAGATCTATGGATTCCTGGGGCCAAACGGCGCGGGCAAGTCCACGACGATGAACATTATGACCGGATATCTGGGAGCCACATCAGGCGAGGTCCTGATAAATGGACATGATATTCTAAGAGAACCCCAGGAGGCAAAAAAGTGCATCGGCTATCTGCCGGAACAGCCGCCCCTCTATATGGAAATGACCGTATGGGAGTATCTGAACTTTGCGGCTGAATTAAAGAAAATTCCCAAAGATGAAGTGAAAAAACAGATAGAGAAGGTTGTGAAGCTAACAAGGCTTGAGGAGGTGCAGGACCGCCTGATCCATAATCTGTCCAAAGGATACAAGCAGAGGGTAGGCCTTGCCCAGGCGATCCTGGGATTTCCGGAGATTATCATTCTGGATGAGCCTACCGTAGGGCTGGATCCTAAGCAGATCATAGAAATCCGGG carries:
- a CDS encoding DNA polymerase Y family protein, which codes for MEEKTVYHIDVNSAYLSWEAVYRLKFLGARTDLRRIPSAIGGDISQRHGIILAKSIPAKRYKVHTGEPVPQARQKCPDLLIAPPNYGLYERCSRAFVNILKEYSPDVEQYSIDEVYMDMTQTIHLYGDPVQTAFDIKDRIKKELGFTVNVGISTNKVLAKMASEFRKPDRVHTLYPPEIPRKMWPLPVEELFFVGKASAGKLRKLGIETIGELAEADPELLRRHLKSHGEVIWNFANGRDFSVVQPVEAPNKGYGNSTTISFDVKDAATAKIVLLGLAETLGMRIRKDKAEIQVVSLDICDWEFNRISHQRVLENPTDITKEIYQAAARLLDEAWNKMPIRKLGIHTGKAGEAGWSRQMSLFDSGDYLKEKRWDRTIDHIRYRHGMDAIKRAVFLGQPRIDHLSGGISREKRSVDYAKIKID
- a CDS encoding ABC transporter ATP-binding protein, which encodes MIEVKNLTKRYGKHLAVDNLSFTVEKGQIYGFLGPNGAGKSTTMNIMTGYLGATSGEVLINGHDILREPQEAKKCIGYLPEQPPLYMEMTVWEYLNFAAELKKIPKDEVKKQIEKVVKLTRLEEVQDRLIHNLSKGYKQRVGLAQAILGFPEIIILDEPTVGLDPKQIIEIRELIRTLAKNHTVILSSHILAEVREVCDYVMIIAKGKLVASDTPENLENLMSGTGHVELEAKTSMEKAKAILKGIPLISKAEYREETKESVTVRIESEGQSDIREQLFFAFAKEGIPLLTLKLNKSTLEDIFLELTQGSDSAESQDFRENIEDRKEEETDESDI